The segment AGCTAATACGACATCAAGATTTCAAGACAAGAGGGGAACAGCATTACCCACAACTGATACAACATAACACTTTAGAAACGAGTTGGTCAGCTGTTAGGGTAGACATTACCTTAGTAGCACAACATTTGCAAACATATAAAAGAGACTTCTTGTTTTTACTGACATACCTAAAACTAACCACTCTGGGAGGACAGTCTCAAGTAGTTACGACTTCACAGCATCTTACAgcaaatagttttattattagaaCTAACATCTTTATCTGGAATGTGAAACACGGTGAAATAATCAAATCTAGGTTAGAAGTTTTTAGTCATGCTTAAAAAGTATTGATATTTAACTTTACTGGTCATTTTGGTACTTGGGGTGAGTCAGTACACACAATAAATACATTGTTACAGACAAATTGAAATTCGCagtgatgtttaaaaaaaaaaagtctaaatgattaataaaaaacaaacaaacaaaacttacaAGAATTGTCTGTATCAGCACCTTCTATGTAGATCAAAATGATGGATGAAACTATGGAGTCATGCCTACGCttcagttttttaaataaagtattgttAGGTAGAGCATGGTTTTACCGTATCCCGACCTCCTTTATGCTTTTTAACCagtacaattatttattcatgGGCAATAACCTTTGCTTTGTGTTTTGATCCCGATATggctagaaatttaaaaaatgaaataatgttggacatattttaaaacaacgaGCCAATTGTCTTAtaggagtttttaaaaaaaacgcattgactacatttataaaaatttactCTGAGGTACTCAaacattcatctttttttttcattaaaactactttcaacCTTTCTCCATGCATTTATAAACTCATCTTTTCTCCCTATATTCTTAAACTCATCTTTTCTTCCTGCATTCTTAAACTCATCTTTTCTCCCTGTATTCTTAAACTCATCTTTTCTCTCTGCATTCCTAAACTCATCTTTTCTCCCTGTATTCTTAAACTCATCATTTCTCCCTGCATTCTTAAATTCATCTTTTCTCCCTTCATTCCTAAAATCTTTTCTCCCTGCATTCTTAAAATCTGTTCTCCCTGCATTCTTAAACTCATCTTTTCTCCCTGCATTCTTAAACTCATCTTTTCTCCCTTCATTTCTAAAATCTTTTCTCCCTGCATTCTTAAAATCTGTTCTCCCTGCATTCTTAAACTCATCTTTTCTCCCTTCATTCCTAAAATCTTTTCTCCCTGCATTCTTAAAATCTGTTCTCCCtgcattcttaaaattatatgttCTCCCTTCATTCCTAAAATCTTTTCTCCCTGCATTCTTAAACTCATCTTTTCTCCCTGCATTCTTAAACTCATCTTTTCTCCCTGCATTCTTAAACTCATCTTTTCTCCCTGCATTCTTAAACTCATCTTTTCTCCCTGCATTCTTAAACTCATGTTTTCTCCCTGCATTCTTAATTTCATCTTTTCTCCCTGCATTCTTAAACTCATATATTTTCCCTTCATTCCTAAAATCTTTTCTCCCTGCATTCTTAAACTCATCTTTTCTCCCTGAGAtcctacattttttgtttcaacttgcattcatacagtcataatttctCCATGTATACCTAAACTCATTCATTTCGCTTGTATTTGTAGACTCACTGTTTCTTGTGTTTccccttcacccccccccccccagatctTTGGTTTGAAACAGAAATGAGCTAAACTAGAACACATTGTCTGCTACCTGTCAAGAAGCCAACTTCAATGTTTCAAACGTTGTTTCATAGCCATCAAATCCAATCCATCTTAGCTGACACGtcaataaatagatctaatcaGCTTGAGCTTAAAGCGCGGTGTCTCAACgcaaataaaaaagtaaccaattagtcaattaattactgttaattaatcattttgtttgataccaccAAGGGAAagtaattcttcagtattcacagatatggcttaatttgttgggtttagttcaCTTAAATAGTTGTTGACGTATTTCTCTCTTGCGCATTCTActatcaagtttaaactttaaacaattatttattgtacctaacaaaacttacatcaataaacaaaatacccaattagtcaattaattattggtaattgattattatttttatatcgaataagggaaatagcttgtatattattgatagatattgtTTTAAAGGCGAAGTAATTCCCCTttagataaattaaaaaaaaaaaaagatttgtttaaaattttgcttgttatagTTTATATTTGAAATACTATTGACTCTGTATAATaaacacattaaaaatatttccactTCAAGTCTGAATTTACAATTCAGAAACTTTAATAAAGCAACGTAGCCTATTGATCGATTTACTAGTGTGCAGATATAGAGGATAGATTCATGACTCTGAAGCATGTACCATGATGAGTACATGCAGCTGAAGTTGATAAACTAGATAAGCACTGTCTTGTGTCATTAACATTCTGAGATAGATAAGCACTGTCTTGTGTCATTAACATTCTGAGATAGATAAGCACTGTCTTGTGTCATTAACATTCTGAGATAGATAAGCACTGTCTTGTGTCATTAACATTCTGAGATAGATAAGCACTGTCTTGTGTCATTAACATTCTGAGATAGATAAGCACTGTCTTGTGTCATTAACATTCTGAGATAGATAAGCACTGTCTTGTGTCATTAACATTCTGAGATAGATAAGCACTGTCTTGTGTCATTAACATTCTGAGATAGATAAGCACTGTCTTGTGTCATTAACATTCTGAGATAGATAAGCACTGTCTTGTGTCATTAACATTCTGAGATAGATAAGCACTGTCTTGTGTCATTAACATTCCGAGAACTCTAGATGTATTTCACAGTTACAGAAACCggtttttctttgttatttgaCACTGGTTAACCTTATGTGATGTTGGAATCGAAGAAGTGTGTTGCCAGTGTgctacatattttttaaataattcatcACATGATCATCTCTTGTTTTAAAGGCTCGATTCGGATGAATTTTAATAGAGTATTTTAGTTTCAAAACATCCTATAAAAATGACCTCaagacatatagatctagaaaattccgttaagtttcagttttttttcccacttcacaagtaatattttatttaacacactcattttatttttaacgaGCAATATGACAATATTTCGCagctttattttgtatgtataaAGGACTTTGTCATAAATCTGGTACAGAAGGACTTAGATGTTCTCTAGTTGACTAACAGGGCAAAcaaaatcaatggatctttcTATCACATGATTATAGCAAGTGGGAATTACCGGATTTTAAATAAGGCTCGGCCAATGAAAAGTAAAACCCCGCAATCAACCCACGTATTTAGTTTCCAACACGTGGTCACGATACAATCTCTAGTTTATCTCGTAACAAGGCCTAGTTATTCAAGTGCAGTAGTCATAACTAACAGCCGGATCTTTCTGGGACATTCTGTTTTCACGCTCGAAACAGTACGAACATCCTTTGATATTTGATTGTCGGATTTCAGCCGCAAATGTAAGTAAATTATATAGCAACATGaacaactttttttctgttatttggtGGTCtgatatttgaattaaaaaaaaacaaaaaacattttatcatgGTTTTACTCTGTTTTGTTCTTAGTTCACTAAACAAAGTCCTCACTGACAAAACTTCtccataaacaaatattttaaatttaagacagtaaccgtttctttttttacacattgactagatctagacagggCACATGAACATtctactctttctctctaaacTACCTTACTTCGTAGGCCTAGGCATGAAGTGGCCTGACagcagtgctattagagcatggaatgggttgcctgagccagccgggaaaaccagtgacttgacagacattggttaacatgcatgactagatgcatgacgcgtaggacataatcatcttcttttttgaagtcacgtctgtattatataagatacgataagataagatatccgCCTGTCCCATTCTTTGTTTTACTTTGACCATATGTTACTGACTTTGTTTTACTTTGACCATATGTTACTGACTTTGTTTTACTTTGACCATATGTTACTGACTTTGTTTTACTTTGACCATATGTTACTGACTTTGCTATTCTTACTAGGAGAAATAATGTCTTATGAAGCTCAGAACGCAAGAAAACGCCCGGACCCCGTTGgcggagcttacagcgctcccctagGCCCCTTTGCTGGATGAGGCTCTGGATGGAGTGGAAACTATTCTGCTCCTcacaaaacactttaaaattatCTACGAAATACCAATAAACAGttaatatgtagatctaaatatggattttaaacacattgtaaatatttatgcaaattagGGCCTAAAGCTGGAAGATTGTGTTAtaattatgtctttttttttaattctaaaagCCCACAGCGCTTCCAAAGGTCATCAGCTAGCTAAGGGGTGGCGCAAACTAAAttattcgggggggggggggggggaacgccACCggcaaaagtttgagaaacactgctgcaAAGGACAGCAGAGACGTCACTAAGTCTCGGTGCgtatatctccccccccccccttttttttttaaacaaaaaataaaaattcgacTGCAAAAGCTACATGAGATTCGAAACTAtttcaagaatatttttttgtttaaaaaattataatatatgttataaaaTGTCAGCATAGAACGATgttagaggcgcggtggctgagtggtaaggcgcttggcttccgaactgagggGTCCCATATTCGAATTCTGGTATttataatttcgggatctttagggcgcctcagAGTACCAGACATTAAATGGGGataaagtaaaggctgttggtcgttgtgatggccacatggcaccctcgttaaccgttgagcacagaaacagatggcctttacatcatctgccccatagatagcaaggtaTGAATGGGGGATTCTTACTTGACTTTTAGACCTCTGAAAATATCTCTTAGAAGAGAGTGATGTTAGAGTAAAAAGATAGGCCCTACTAGAAGACGGAGAAAGTAAGAGACAAGAGATATGTTAAAAGAGAGAGATGTTACAATAGAAAGATGttagaagacagagagagagagagagagaacgagagaagaTTTAATCAGAACATTTTTAGCTATAAATATCACAATTTTTAATACGGATCACGTCGTGCATCACTTGTTTTCAACATAATATCTtcttgatatttctttttttttttaaacaactaaTCGGGAAGAAACCACCTTTGAAACTGGTTACCTATTAATTAGTGTGATGAGTTTCTTTATCGAGTATcaaaatttacatttgtatAATTCCTCAGGCATGATGTTAACCACACAAATAAGTCATGGACTCGAATAAAATCAAATCACCATAGAAAATAACTTCTTACTCATtgattgacacacacacacacacatgcaaacGTTTATTATCGAACTTTTTGATCGATTACTCTTTCGGAGAAGGAGTAGAGGtatagtaaattaaaaaaaaaactagctataAAACTGTCCACTGAACTTATGAAATGAATATGGACTTTCTTTCTtgtgtaatatatatatctatgacTGTGTCATTGCGTACTTAGTTTGCCAAATGCATCAATGCTCATTCTAATGGATCTTAGATGTCGTAATTTAGAAGCCGTATTCATAATCTAGGCTACTACTTTTATATGCAAAAAATCTATGAATGGTTTCAGGGTTTAGAACTGTACTGAACCTTTTCGGAAACACAGTTTATCACATAGATCATCTGAATTAAATGAACTAAATTTAATAGGTtgtaaataatacatttaactAGCGCTCTTCATCTAGCcagatttgtttttattcctCTTCATTTAGTCAGCTTTTTTATTCCTCTTTATCTAGCCAACGTTTTGATTCCTCTTTATCTAGCCAACGTTTTGATTCCTCTTCAACTAACCAACGTTTTGATTCCTCTTCATGTAGCCAATGTTTTGATTCCTGTTTATCTAGCCAACGTTTTGATTCCTCTTTATCTAGCCAACGTTTTGATTACTCTTTATCTAGCCAACGTTTTGATTCCTCTTCATCTAGCCAACGTTTTGATTCCTCTTCAACTAGCCAACGTTTTGATTACTCTTTATCTTGCCAACGTTTTGATTACTCTTTATCTAGCCAACGTTTTGATTCCTCTTCATCTAGCCAACGTTTTGATTACTCTTTATCTAGTCAACGTTTTGAATCCTCTTCATCCAAAATTTTGAATCCTCTTCATCTATCCAACGTTTTGAATCCTCTTCATCTATCCAACGTTTTGAATCCTCTTCATCCAACGTTTTGAATCCTCTTCATCTATCCAACGTTTTGAATCCTCTTTATCTATCCAACGTTTTGAATCCTCTTCATCTATCCAACGTTTTGAATCCTCTTCATCCAACGTTTTGAATCCTCTTCATCTATCCAACGTTTTGAATCCTCTTTATCTATCCAACGTTTTGAATCCTCTTCATCTATCCAACGTTTTGAATCCTCTTCATCTAGCCAACGTTTTGAATCCTCTTCATCTATCCAACGTTTTGAATCCTCTTCATCTATCCAACGTTTTGAATCCTCTTCATCCAACGTTTTGAATCCTCTTTATCTAGCCAGCGTTTTGATTCCTCTTCATGTAGCCAACGTTTTGAATCCTCTTTATCCAACGTTATGATTCCTCTTTATCCAACGTTTTGAATCCTCTTCATCCAACGTTTTGAATCCTCTTTATCTAGCCAGCGTTTTGATTCCTCTTTATCTAGCCCACGTTTTTAATCCTCTTCATCTAGCCagatttttgctgctgagcaCTGTGAAAAAGTCGCGTGCAGGACTTTTCAGTTGTTCAACACCATCTTGCAGGTTATGCTCTGTGAAATGGTTATACTTAGGTGGGTGAAATGCGAAAATAACTTCTAGCTGACTTTAAGTAACTCTCAGAGTAGACGTCATTGCCAACTAAAGATTtaacttggaaaaaaaatgtgattgtaCTTTGGTACAGCTTgcttttaatagaaaaaaaaagttacaatctACATTCATGTGTGAAATGTTGGTACAAGCTTTTGTCAATGTTCCTTGTACAATATAGTAAACTACTTCCAAATATCACCAGGAAGTTGTGCATCTGTCAAAAGAAGCTTTTGATTTTGTGGTACAAACTCTATTATAAATACGTTTGAATATGAAGGCTGTGATTGTTTCCTTCATTTCCTTCCAGATAAAGTCTTCACAGATATAAACAGAATATAAACCACAATATTAATAGTGACAATGGGAAGTTTCCAAGATGATGTTTCACCTATAATGAAGTCATGCAAAACAAAA is part of the Biomphalaria glabrata chromosome 2, xgBioGlab47.1, whole genome shotgun sequence genome and harbors:
- the LOC129924704 gene encoding FMRFamide-related neuropeptides-like, which encodes MYSSWISGRKDEFKNAGRKDFRNEGKIYEFKNAGRKDEIKNAGRKHEFKNAGRKDEFKNAGRKDEFKNAGRKDEFKNAGRKDEFKNAGRKDFRNEGRTYNFKNAGRTDFKNAGRKDFRNEGRKDEFKNAGRTDFKNAGRKDFRNEGRKDEFKNAGRKDEFKNAGRTDFKNAGRKDFRNEGRKDEFKNAGRNDEFKNTGRKDEFRNAERKDEFKNTGRKDEFKNAGRKDEFKNIGRKDEFINAWRKVESSFNEKKR